One genomic window of Azospirillum sp. TSH58 includes the following:
- a CDS encoding ABC-F family ATP-binding cassette domain-containing protein: MPASITPPAITLANLSWSTPDGRTVLSDISLGFGLERTGLVGRNGTGKSTLLKLMTGALRPQSGTVSVRGSLGILRQNLSVGPDDTVAGLFGATAMLELLRRAERGDADADALAEVDWTLEGRIRSALGRVGLDAEPETPLTRLSGGQRTRAALAAAIFPEPDVLLLDEPTNDLDREGREAVIGLLVSWRVGAVVVSHDRDLLDRMDAIVELTSLGATRYGGNWSQYRAGRALALDAARHDLADAEKRVAEAARTAQATAERKARKDRAGQRKAAKGDLPRILLGGRKERSEATGGDNARRAAQQKADALDAVTAARARIEVLQPLSVVLPPTGLPPGRTVLTLDGVTGGYEAGRPVVRDLSFTITGPERVAITGPNGSGKTTLLGLVAGHRSPWSGTVRVLAGAVMLDQRVSLLDPSGTILDNFRRLNPREGENACRASLARFMFRADAALQRVSTLSGGQTLRAGLACILGGAVPPPLLILDEPTNHLDIDSIEAVEAGLRAYDGALLVVSHDDAFLDAIGITRRLDLTSRSGSGPSAGG; the protein is encoded by the coding sequence ATGCCTGCTTCCATCACACCGCCCGCCATCACCCTGGCGAACCTGTCCTGGTCCACGCCTGACGGGCGCACCGTCCTATCCGACATCAGCCTTGGGTTCGGCCTTGAACGGACCGGGCTCGTCGGTCGCAACGGCACTGGGAAATCGACCCTTCTCAAGCTGATGACGGGCGCGTTGCGTCCGCAGTCCGGGACGGTGTCCGTCCGCGGCAGCCTGGGTATCCTGCGTCAAAACCTGTCCGTGGGGCCGGACGATACCGTCGCCGGGCTGTTCGGCGCGACGGCCATGCTGGAGCTGCTGCGCCGCGCCGAGCGGGGCGACGCGGACGCCGACGCGCTGGCCGAGGTGGATTGGACGCTGGAAGGCCGCATCCGGTCGGCGCTCGGCCGGGTGGGTCTGGATGCGGAGCCCGAGACGCCGCTGACGCGCCTGTCCGGCGGGCAGCGCACGCGCGCCGCCCTGGCGGCGGCGATCTTTCCGGAGCCCGATGTCCTGCTGCTGGACGAGCCGACCAACGATCTCGACCGCGAGGGGAGGGAGGCGGTCATCGGTCTGCTGGTCTCCTGGCGGGTCGGGGCGGTGGTGGTCAGCCACGACCGCGACCTGCTCGACCGCATGGACGCCATCGTCGAGCTGACCTCCCTCGGCGCGACCCGCTATGGCGGGAACTGGAGCCAGTACCGCGCCGGCCGGGCGCTGGCTCTCGACGCCGCCCGCCACGATCTGGCGGACGCCGAGAAACGCGTGGCGGAGGCGGCCCGGACGGCGCAGGCCACCGCCGAACGGAAGGCGCGAAAGGACCGGGCGGGGCAGCGGAAGGCGGCGAAAGGCGATCTGCCACGCATCCTCCTCGGCGGGCGGAAGGAGCGCAGCGAGGCCACCGGCGGCGACAACGCCCGCCGGGCGGCCCAGCAGAAGGCCGACGCGCTCGACGCCGTGACCGCCGCCCGCGCGCGCATCGAAGTCCTTCAGCCGCTGTCGGTCGTCCTGCCGCCCACCGGCCTTCCGCCCGGCCGGACCGTGCTGACGCTCGACGGCGTCACTGGCGGCTATGAAGCGGGGAGGCCGGTCGTCCGTGACCTGTCCTTCACCATCACCGGGCCGGAGCGCGTCGCCATCACCGGACCCAACGGGTCCGGCAAGACGACCCTGCTGGGGCTCGTCGCGGGCCACCGTTCCCCCTGGTCCGGGACGGTCCGCGTCCTTGCCGGCGCCGTCATGCTCGACCAGCGGGTGAGCCTTCTCGATCCGTCGGGGACGATCCTGGACAATTTCCGGCGTCTCAACCCGCGGGAAGGAGAAAACGCCTGCCGGGCGTCGCTGGCCCGCTTCATGTTCCGCGCCGACGCCGCGTTGCAACGCGTGTCGACCCTCAGCGGCGGGCAGACGCTGCGCGCCGGCCTCGCCTGCATCCTCGGCGGTGCGGTCCCGCCGCCCCTCCTGATCCTGGACGAGCCGACCAACCACCTGGACATCGATTCCATCGAAGCGGTGGAAGCCGGGCTGCGCGCCTACGACGGGGCGCTGCTGGTGGTCAGCCACGACGACGCCTTCCTCGACGCCATCGGGATCACACGCCGGCTGGACCTCACCAGTCGGTCAGGAAGCGGTCCTTCGGCAGGTGGATGA
- a CDS encoding PAS domain S-box protein has translation MTAEVGSMMPGDGVTDALFRSIFDSASVGMIVAAPDGRILAANPAFADNLGYSPQDMAGRHLADVTHPEDWAWESLRFDRVVRGEAAPQPFEKRFLRADGGVMRAAMRPSCLHGPDGRVRALAAVMEDVTTARAADEELQRSEARNRAIVEQAVETILTVDARGVILAANQAAELLLGYSPDELTGRHIAVLMPPEEAAQHGDHMRRYRETGVRQVIGVGREVTVLRRDGSRMVVWLSLSEIDLPGFHVFVAMLRDLSAFKAAEQALIEAKEAAELANRAKTAFLANMSHELRTPLNGILGFADVIHQQMLGSLENPMYVTFAAEIKRSGELLLANINDLLEMATIEAGQVDLEESLCDFRDVVVSCVRLVAKRAERGKLQVEADIASELPPLLADPRALKQVLLHLLSNAIKFTPEGGRIGVSARVDSAGALVAEVFDSGAGIPEDRLETVFQPFFQGDSSLARRFEGIGLGLSIAKSLVERHGGRLEIRSLEGAGTSVVIHLPKDRFLTDW, from the coding sequence ATGACCGCCGAGGTCGGGTCCATGATGCCGGGGGACGGCGTCACGGACGCCCTGTTCCGTTCCATCTTCGACAGCGCGTCGGTCGGCATGATCGTGGCCGCGCCGGACGGGCGCATTCTGGCCGCCAACCCCGCCTTCGCGGACAACCTGGGATACAGCCCCCAGGACATGGCCGGCCGTCATCTGGCCGACGTCACCCATCCGGAGGACTGGGCGTGGGAAAGCCTGCGCTTCGACCGGGTGGTGCGGGGCGAAGCAGCGCCGCAGCCCTTCGAAAAGCGCTTCCTGCGCGCCGACGGCGGCGTGATGCGCGCCGCCATGCGCCCGTCCTGCCTGCACGGCCCCGACGGGCGGGTGCGGGCGCTGGCCGCGGTGATGGAGGACGTGACGACCGCCCGCGCCGCCGACGAGGAACTCCAGCGCAGCGAGGCGCGCAACCGCGCCATCGTGGAACAGGCGGTCGAAACCATCCTGACCGTGGACGCCCGCGGCGTCATCCTGGCCGCCAACCAGGCGGCGGAGCTGCTTCTCGGCTACAGCCCGGACGAGCTGACCGGCCGGCACATCGCCGTCCTGATGCCGCCGGAGGAGGCCGCGCAGCACGGCGACCACATGCGCCGCTACAGGGAGACGGGGGTCCGGCAGGTCATCGGCGTGGGGCGGGAGGTGACCGTCCTCCGGCGGGACGGCAGCCGGATGGTCGTCTGGCTCTCCCTGTCGGAGATCGATCTGCCGGGATTCCACGTCTTCGTCGCGATGCTGCGCGACCTCAGCGCCTTCAAGGCCGCCGAGCAGGCGCTGATCGAGGCCAAGGAGGCGGCGGAGCTGGCCAACCGCGCCAAGACCGCCTTCCTCGCCAACATGAGCCACGAGCTGCGCACGCCGCTGAACGGCATCCTCGGCTTCGCCGACGTGATCCACCAGCAGATGCTGGGGTCGCTGGAAAACCCCATGTACGTCACCTTCGCGGCGGAGATCAAACGGTCGGGCGAGCTGCTGCTGGCCAACATCAACGACCTGCTGGAGATGGCCACCATCGAGGCCGGTCAGGTGGATCTGGAGGAGTCGCTCTGCGATTTCCGCGACGTGGTGGTGTCCTGCGTCCGTCTGGTCGCCAAGCGGGCGGAGCGCGGCAAGCTGCAGGTCGAGGCCGACATCGCCAGCGAGCTGCCGCCCCTGCTGGCCGACCCGCGGGCGCTGAAACAGGTGCTGCTGCACCTCCTGTCCAACGCCATCAAGTTCACGCCGGAGGGCGGGCGCATCGGCGTGTCGGCCCGCGTGGATTCCGCGGGCGCCCTGGTGGCCGAGGTGTTCGACAGCGGGGCGGGCATCCCGGAGGACCGTCTGGAAACCGTCTTCCAGCCCTTCTTCCAGGGCGATTCCTCGCTGGCCCGCCGGTTCGAGGGCATCGGGCTGGGCCTGTCCATCGCCAAGTCGCTGGTGGAACGGCACGGCGGCCGTCTGGAGATCCGCTCGCTGGAGGGGGCCGGCACCTCGGTGGTCATCCACCTGCCGAAGGACCGCTTCCTGACCGACTGGTGA
- a CDS encoding helix-turn-helix domain-containing protein yields MTPFGERVRALREGKSVTLKQMAADLHISSAYLSALEHGKRGQPSPQLVRQICAYFGIIWDEAEELERLADLSHPRVTVDTAGLNPKATELANRLAERIHDLDDGTLDRLLLLLDEAPARGGAAVRRRAAPRRR; encoded by the coding sequence ATGACACCCTTCGGCGAACGGGTCCGCGCGCTGCGCGAGGGCAAGAGCGTGACGCTCAAGCAGATGGCGGCGGACCTGCACATCTCCTCGGCCTATCTGTCGGCGCTGGAGCATGGCAAGCGGGGCCAGCCCTCGCCCCAGCTCGTCCGGCAGATCTGCGCCTATTTCGGCATCATCTGGGACGAGGCGGAGGAGCTGGAGCGGCTGGCCGACCTGTCGCACCCGCGCGTGACGGTGGACACCGCCGGGCTCAACCCGAAGGCGACCGAGCTGGCGAACCGTCTGGCCGAGCGCATCCACGACCTGGACGACGGCACGCTGGACCGGCTGCTGCTTCTGCTGGACGAGGCGCCGGCCCGCGGCGGCGCGGCGGTGCGGCGGCGGGCGGCTCCCCGCCGCCGATAG
- a CDS encoding Smr/MutS family protein: protein MSRRRSVSTEERRLWRIAMRDAEPMPGRIVEDPDPPAAPAGEPEPVATTASPPPTLPPRGGVPKGGRPSQPPLKVGNLDNIDRRTADRFARGEMEIDGRIDLHGMSQAQAHGALSGFVHRAWHEGRRCVLVITGKGTYTGGAGVLRQSVPRWLADASLRPMVLAVRPAQPRHGGEGALYVLVKRRRDHHR from the coding sequence ATGAGCCGCCGCCGCTCGGTCTCCACCGAGGAGCGGCGCCTGTGGCGGATCGCCATGCGCGACGCGGAGCCGATGCCGGGCCGGATCGTCGAGGACCCCGATCCTCCCGCCGCCCCGGCGGGCGAGCCGGAACCGGTCGCCACCACCGCCTCCCCGCCCCCCACCCTGCCGCCGCGCGGCGGCGTGCCGAAGGGCGGGCGCCCGTCGCAGCCGCCGCTGAAGGTCGGCAACCTCGACAACATCGACCGCCGCACCGCCGACCGCTTCGCGCGCGGCGAGATGGAGATCGACGGGCGCATCGACCTGCATGGGATGAGCCAGGCCCAGGCCCACGGCGCCCTGTCCGGCTTCGTCCACCGCGCCTGGCACGAGGGGCGGCGCTGCGTGCTGGTCATCACCGGCAAGGGCACCTACACCGGCGGGGCCGGCGTGCTGCGCCAGTCGGTGCCGCGCTGGCTGGCCGACGCCTCCCTGCGCCCGATGGTGCTGGCGGTGCGCCCGGCGCAGCCCCGGCACGGCGGCGAGGGGGCGCTGTACGTCCTCGTCAAGCGGCGGCGCGACCATCACCGATAG
- a CDS encoding lactate utilization protein C: MADTSSARAQILGGIRKALKSAEGSEEARQRLATHPRNLIPARAQHPHDRQVELFAAMATEVSATVELLGGMAEVPGAVADYLAGLNLPAEVRIAPDAALDSIPWDQRPTLTVTRGRARDSDGASLTGAFAGVAETGSLMLLSGAERPTTLNFLPDTHIVVLRRGQIVGTMEDAWDRLRAAGGTDGGNGALPRTVNFITGPSRTGDIEMRIELGAHGPRRLHILLVED, from the coding sequence ATGGCCGACACCAGCTCCGCCCGCGCCCAGATCCTGGGCGGCATCCGCAAGGCGCTGAAGTCCGCCGAGGGCTCCGAGGAGGCGCGCCAAAGGCTCGCCACCCACCCGCGCAACCTGATCCCGGCCCGCGCCCAGCATCCCCACGACCGGCAGGTCGAGCTGTTCGCCGCCATGGCGACCGAGGTCTCCGCCACCGTGGAGCTGCTGGGCGGGATGGCCGAGGTGCCGGGGGCGGTGGCCGACTATCTGGCCGGGCTGAACCTGCCCGCCGAGGTCCGCATCGCCCCGGACGCCGCCCTGGACTCCATCCCCTGGGACCAGCGCCCAACCCTGACCGTGACCAGGGGACGGGCGCGCGACAGCGACGGCGCGTCGCTGACCGGCGCCTTCGCCGGGGTGGCGGAAACCGGCTCGCTGATGCTCCTTTCGGGAGCGGAACGACCGACCACGCTGAACTTCCTGCCCGACACCCACATCGTCGTGCTGCGGCGCGGCCAGATCGTCGGCACCATGGAGGACGCCTGGGACCGGCTGCGCGCGGCCGGGGGCACGGATGGCGGAAACGGCGCCCTGCCCCGCACCGTCAACTTCATCACCGGGCCGTCGCGGACCGGCGACATCGAGATGCGGATCGAGCTGGGCGCCCATGGGCCGCGGCGCCTCCACATTCTGCTGGTGGAGGATTGA
- a CDS encoding LutB/LldF family L-lactate oxidation iron-sulfur protein encodes MQPTTHAFPENARKALSDERLQKVLAIAPAGFVNRRRQAADRLPEFEALRDQGRDLKNHVLANLDTYLEAFEGKVTEQGGHVHWCRTDQEARDAILGICRKVGAKTVTKGKSMISEEIGINDHLEANGLTPIETDLGEYIIQLRREPPSHIIAPAFHLSKTDVEGTFRQAHTDLPADRVLDEPKVLIAEARQVLRRKFQQADVGITGANIMVAETGSTVIVTNEGNGDLTQILPRVHVVIATIDKVVPTLEDAALVLRLLARSATGQEASAYTTFSTGPRRPGDLDGPEEFHVVLLDNGRSALLGTEFQDVLRCIRCGACMNHCPVYGSVGGHAYGWVYPGPIGSVMQPALLGVKEAGHLPNASTFCGRCEAVCPMRIPLPKMMRHWREKEFEQNLQPAAMRRGLALWGWFARRPALYHAATRMAVRALGALGRGKGRFASLPLARGWTQHRDMPAPEGRTFQQMWAEKNSAEKKGTR; translated from the coding sequence ATGCAGCCGACCACCCACGCCTTTCCCGAGAACGCCCGCAAGGCGCTGAGCGACGAGCGGCTTCAGAAGGTCCTGGCCATCGCGCCGGCCGGCTTCGTCAACCGCCGCCGCCAAGCCGCCGACCGGCTGCCGGAGTTCGAGGCTCTGCGCGACCAGGGCCGCGACCTGAAGAACCACGTGCTGGCCAACCTCGACACCTACCTGGAGGCCTTCGAGGGCAAGGTCACCGAGCAGGGCGGCCATGTGCACTGGTGCCGCACCGACCAGGAGGCGCGCGACGCCATCCTGGGCATCTGCCGCAAGGTCGGGGCGAAGACCGTCACCAAGGGCAAGTCGATGATTTCCGAGGAGATCGGGATCAACGACCATCTGGAGGCCAACGGCCTGACCCCCATCGAGACGGACCTCGGCGAGTACATCATCCAGCTCCGCCGCGAGCCGCCCAGCCACATCATCGCCCCGGCCTTCCACCTGTCCAAGACGGACGTGGAGGGCACCTTCCGCCAGGCCCACACCGACCTGCCGGCGGACCGCGTGCTGGACGAGCCCAAGGTGCTGATCGCCGAGGCGCGGCAGGTGCTGCGCCGCAAGTTCCAGCAGGCCGACGTCGGCATCACCGGGGCCAACATCATGGTGGCGGAGACCGGCTCCACCGTCATCGTCACCAACGAGGGCAACGGCGACCTGACCCAGATCCTGCCCCGCGTCCATGTGGTGATCGCCACCATCGACAAGGTGGTGCCGACGCTGGAGGACGCGGCGCTGGTGCTGCGCCTGCTGGCGCGCTCCGCCACCGGGCAGGAGGCGTCGGCCTACACCACCTTCTCCACCGGGCCGCGCCGCCCCGGCGACCTCGACGGGCCGGAGGAGTTCCACGTCGTTCTGCTCGACAACGGGCGGTCGGCGCTGCTCGGCACCGAGTTCCAGGACGTGCTGCGCTGCATCCGCTGCGGCGCCTGCATGAACCATTGCCCGGTTTATGGCTCGGTCGGCGGGCACGCCTACGGCTGGGTCTATCCGGGGCCGATCGGGTCGGTGATGCAGCCGGCCCTGCTCGGGGTGAAGGAGGCCGGGCACCTGCCCAACGCCTCGACCTTCTGCGGACGGTGCGAGGCGGTCTGCCCGATGCGCATCCCCCTGCCCAAGATGATGCGCCACTGGCGGGAGAAGGAGTTCGAACAGAATCTCCAGCCCGCCGCCATGCGCCGGGGGCTGGCCCTGTGGGGCTGGTTCGCGCGGCGCCCGGCGCTGTACCACGCGGCCACCCGCATGGCGGTGCGGGCGCTGGGGGCCCTGGGCCGCGGCAAGGGGCGCTTCGCCAGCCTGCCGCTGGCCCGGGGCTGGACGCAGCACCGCGACATGCCGGCGCCGGAGGGCCGAACCTTCCAGCAGATGTGGGCCGAGAAGAATTCGGCCGAAAAGAAGGGGACGCGCTGA
- a CDS encoding (Fe-S)-binding protein — translation MADTRPAPRVGLFVTCLVDLYRPTVGFAAVKLLEDAGCTVEVPASQTCCGQPAFNAGDRATARDLARSTIAAFEGFDHVVVPSGSCAGQIRKHYPELLADDPAWAARARHLSARTHELVSFLTDVLGVTDTGARYDGTITYHDSCSGLRELGVKEQPRRLLAKVEGLTLNELPGAEVCCGFGGTFCVKYPDISNRMVEAKTADIKETKADTLLAGDMGCLLNMAGKLKREGSAVRVRHVAEVLAGVTDTPPIGEKA, via the coding sequence ATGGCCGACACCCGCCCCGCCCCCCGAGTGGGGCTGTTCGTCACCTGCCTCGTCGATCTCTACCGCCCGACGGTCGGCTTCGCCGCGGTGAAGCTGCTGGAGGACGCCGGCTGCACGGTCGAGGTTCCGGCCTCCCAGACCTGCTGCGGCCAGCCCGCCTTCAACGCGGGCGACCGCGCCACCGCGCGCGATCTCGCCCGCAGCACCATCGCCGCCTTCGAGGGGTTCGATCACGTGGTCGTCCCATCCGGCTCCTGCGCCGGGCAGATCCGCAAGCATTACCCGGAGCTTCTGGCCGACGATCCGGCCTGGGCGGCCCGCGCCCGCCACCTGTCGGCGCGCACCCACGAGCTGGTGTCCTTCCTGACCGACGTGCTGGGGGTGACGGACACCGGCGCGCGCTACGACGGCACCATCACCTACCACGACAGCTGCTCCGGCCTGCGCGAGCTGGGCGTCAAGGAACAGCCGCGCCGCCTGCTGGCCAAGGTCGAGGGGCTGACGCTGAACGAGCTTCCGGGGGCGGAGGTCTGCTGCGGCTTCGGCGGCACCTTCTGCGTCAAGTACCCGGACATCTCCAACCGCATGGTCGAGGCCAAGACGGCGGACATCAAGGAGACGAAGGCCGACACGCTGCTGGCCGGCGACATGGGCTGCCTGCTGAACATGGCGGGCAAGCTGAAGCGCGAGGGCTCCGCCGTCCGCGTCCGCCATGTCGCGGAGGTGCTGGCCGGCGTCACCGACACCCCCCCGATTGGCGAGAAGGCATAA
- a CDS encoding PAS domain-containing methyl-accepting chemotaxis protein yields the protein MSFFRGGPAGGNGRGAELAELTEALDLYGNHAGVGLWDAVFHNGDPAHPQSRWTWSGQFRRLLGFEGEQDFPNLMTSWSDRLHPDDSAPTFAAFGAFLADASGRTPFNVRYRVKMRDGSYRWFRAIGGCRRNAAGVALRACGSLIDVQEEEEMRQRAGSLAADFDAKVRSVVQAVSGTSTDMQGVSRQLGALSERSTRQSAEAATATAQAASNVQAVAAAAEQLSASIAEIGQQVERSVAIAREAVSRTEQIGGTADSLAQSAQLIGDVVKLIQGIAGQTNLLALNATIEAARAGEAGKGFAVVASEVKSLANQTAKATEDISAQIAGIQGATNQTIGAIQGIGETIRSINEISTTIASAVQEQAAATQEISNNVAQAARGTDEIARSIEAVSVAANETAQASSLVIRSSSDLSGQSDSLKHQVETFLQALKAS from the coding sequence ATGAGTTTTTTCCGGGGTGGACCGGCTGGTGGCAACGGGCGCGGCGCTGAACTGGCCGAGCTGACCGAGGCGCTCGACCTCTATGGCAACCACGCCGGCGTCGGCCTGTGGGACGCGGTGTTCCACAACGGCGACCCGGCGCATCCGCAGAGCCGCTGGACCTGGTCCGGGCAGTTCCGCCGCCTGCTCGGATTCGAGGGCGAGCAGGATTTTCCGAACCTGATGACCTCCTGGTCGGACCGCCTGCACCCGGACGACAGCGCCCCGACCTTCGCCGCCTTCGGCGCCTTCCTGGCCGACGCCAGCGGCCGCACGCCCTTCAACGTGCGCTACCGCGTCAAGATGCGCGACGGCTCCTACCGCTGGTTCCGCGCCATCGGCGGCTGCCGGCGCAACGCGGCCGGCGTGGCGCTGCGCGCCTGCGGCTCGCTGATCGACGTCCAGGAGGAGGAGGAGATGCGCCAGCGCGCCGGCTCCCTCGCCGCCGACTTCGACGCGAAGGTCAGGAGCGTGGTGCAGGCGGTGTCTGGCACCTCGACCGACATGCAGGGCGTGTCGCGCCAGCTTGGCGCCCTGTCGGAACGGTCGACCCGCCAGAGCGCGGAGGCCGCCACCGCCACCGCCCAGGCGGCGTCCAACGTCCAGGCGGTCGCCGCGGCGGCGGAGCAGCTCTCCGCCTCCATCGCGGAGATCGGCCAGCAGGTCGAGCGGTCCGTCGCCATCGCCCGCGAGGCGGTGTCGCGCACCGAGCAGATCGGCGGCACCGCCGACAGCCTCGCCCAGTCGGCGCAGCTCATCGGCGACGTGGTGAAGCTGATCCAGGGCATCGCCGGCCAGACCAACCTGCTGGCGCTGAACGCGACCATCGAGGCGGCGCGGGCCGGCGAGGCGGGCAAGGGCTTCGCCGTGGTGGCGAGCGAGGTGAAGAGCCTCGCCAACCAGACCGCCAAGGCGACCGAGGACATCTCCGCCCAGATCGCCGGCATCCAGGGGGCGACCAACCAGACGATCGGCGCCATCCAGGGCATCGGCGAGACGATCCGCTCGATCAACGAGATCTCCACCACCATCGCCTCGGCCGTGCAGGAGCAGGCGGCGGCGACCCAGGAGATTTCCAACAACGTCGCCCAGGCCGCCCGCGGCACCGACGAGATCGCGCGCAGCATCGAGGCGGTCAGCGTGGCGGCGAACGAGACGGCGCAGGCCTCCAGCCTCGTCATCCGCTCCTCCTCCGACCTGTCGGGCCAGTCCGACAGCCTGAAGCATCAGGTCGAGACCTTCCTGCAGGCGCTGAAGGCGTCCTGA
- a CDS encoding LysE/ArgO family amino acid transporter: MLSAFLPGLLLGLSLIVAIGAQNAFVLRQGLRGEHVLAVCATCAVSDALLILAGVGGFAQAAQWLPWLETATRYAGAAFLLVYGLRSFRSAWRAGGALDPATAVPAGLGATLATCLALTWLNPHVYLDTVVLVGSVSTQFAESKHAFALGAMTASVLFFFALGYGARLLRPVFARPGAWRALDTGIGVVMCAIAVSLVA, from the coding sequence ATGCTCTCCGCCTTCCTTCCCGGCCTTCTGCTGGGTCTCAGCCTGATCGTCGCCATCGGCGCGCAGAACGCCTTCGTGCTGCGCCAGGGCCTGCGCGGGGAGCATGTGCTGGCCGTCTGCGCGACCTGCGCGGTGTCGGACGCCCTGCTGATCCTGGCCGGGGTCGGCGGCTTCGCCCAGGCCGCGCAATGGCTGCCCTGGCTGGAGACGGCGACCCGCTACGCCGGGGCGGCCTTCCTGCTGGTCTACGGCCTGCGCAGCTTCCGCTCGGCCTGGCGGGCGGGCGGCGCGCTGGACCCGGCGACGGCGGTTCCGGCGGGGCTCGGCGCGACGCTGGCCACCTGCCTGGCGCTGACCTGGCTGAACCCGCACGTCTATCTCGACACGGTGGTGCTGGTCGGGTCGGTGTCCACCCAGTTCGCCGAAAGCAAACACGCCTTCGCGCTGGGGGCGATGACCGCGTCCGTCCTGTTCTTCTTCGCGCTGGGCTACGGCGCGCGGCTGCTGCGGCCCGTCTTCGCCCGGCCCGGCGCGTGGCGGGCGCTCGACACCGGCATCGGCGTCGTCATGTGCGCGATCGCGGTGAGTCTGGTGGCTTGA
- a CDS encoding LysR family transcriptional regulator ArgP, which yields MLDYALLAALAAVVRTGSFERAAAQLHVTPSAVSQRVKLLEERMGTILVVRGSPCTGTPAGLRLSQHAERVALLESDLRDGLPGLPQDGPAVTVRMAVNADSLATWFVAAMAGTPDVLFDLVLDDQEHSADWLRRGEVLAAVTSGAQPVQGCDSTPLGALRYVATASPDFLRRHFPGGVDAAALARAPRLTYNSKDRLQTQWTRQAFGVEIASPTHWMPSTHAFVDAALAGLGWGMNPQPLVAGALRDGRLVALVPDQPLDVPLFWQRSRIASRTLADITRSVLTTARAHLTQV from the coding sequence ATGCTGGACTACGCCCTGCTCGCCGCGCTGGCCGCGGTCGTCCGCACCGGCAGCTTCGAACGGGCGGCGGCGCAGCTCCACGTCACCCCCTCCGCCGTGTCGCAGCGGGTGAAGCTGCTGGAGGAGCGGATGGGGACGATCCTGGTGGTGCGCGGATCGCCCTGCACCGGCACGCCCGCCGGCCTGCGGCTGAGCCAGCACGCGGAGCGGGTGGCGCTGCTGGAAAGCGACTTGCGCGACGGGCTTCCCGGCCTGCCGCAGGACGGGCCGGCGGTGACGGTGCGCATGGCGGTCAACGCCGACAGCCTCGCCACCTGGTTCGTTGCCGCGATGGCCGGGACGCCGGACGTGCTGTTCGACCTCGTGCTGGATGACCAGGAGCACAGCGCCGACTGGCTGCGCCGGGGGGAGGTGCTGGCGGCGGTGACGTCCGGCGCCCAGCCGGTGCAGGGCTGCGACAGCACCCCGCTGGGCGCGCTGCGCTACGTGGCGACGGCCAGTCCGGACTTCCTGCGCCGGCACTTTCCCGGCGGGGTGGACGCGGCGGCCCTGGCCCGCGCGCCGCGCCTGACCTACAACAGCAAGGACCGGCTGCAGACGCAGTGGACCCGGCAGGCCTTCGGGGTGGAGATCGCCTCGCCGACCCATTGGATGCCCTCCACCCACGCCTTCGTGGACGCGGCGCTGGCCGGGCTCGGCTGGGGGATGAATCCGCAGCCGCTGGTCGCCGGCGCTTTGCGCGACGGGCGGCTGGTGGCGCTGGTGCCCGACCAGCCGCTCGACGTGCCGCTGTTCTGGCAGCGCAGCCGCATCGCCAGCCGCACCCTGGCCGACATCACGCGCTCGGTGTTGACGACGGCGCGCGCCCACTTGACACAAGTGTGA
- the znuB gene encoding zinc ABC transporter permease subunit ZnuB, translating into MDDFVLRALAAGCGIALVAGPLGSFVVWRRMAYFGDTLAHSALLGVALGFLLGVNPLIGVVGVCVALALALVGLQRRRALASDTVLGILSHSSLSLGLVAIAFLETLRVDLVAYLFGDILSVTASDLAWIYTGGAAALGGLLLLWRRLLAVTVDEDLARVEGMPVEALRLAFMLLIALVIAAAMKIVGILLITSLLIIPAAAARRFSRTPEAMAALASVFGIAAVLGGLLSSLNWDLPGGPSIVVAAAALFLASMMVPVANR; encoded by the coding sequence ATGGATGATTTCGTTCTGCGCGCGCTGGCCGCCGGCTGCGGCATCGCGCTGGTCGCCGGGCCGCTGGGCTCCTTCGTGGTGTGGCGGCGCATGGCCTATTTCGGCGACACGCTGGCCCATTCCGCCCTGCTGGGGGTGGCGCTGGGCTTCCTGCTGGGCGTCAACCCGCTGATCGGGGTGGTCGGGGTCTGCGTCGCGCTGGCGCTGGCGCTGGTCGGGCTGCAGCGGCGCCGCGCGCTGGCCTCCGACACCGTGCTGGGCATCCTGTCGCATTCGTCGCTGTCGCTGGGCCTCGTCGCCATCGCCTTCCTGGAGACGCTGCGCGTCGATCTGGTCGCCTATCTGTTCGGCGACATCCTGAGCGTCACCGCCAGCGATCTGGCCTGGATCTACACCGGCGGGGCAGCGGCGCTGGGCGGTCTGCTGCTGCTGTGGCGCCGCCTGCTGGCGGTGACGGTGGACGAGGATCTGGCGCGGGTGGAAGGAATGCCGGTGGAGGCGCTGCGGCTGGCCTTCATGCTGCTGATCGCGCTGGTGATCGCGGCGGCGATGAAGATCGTCGGCATCCTGCTGATCACCTCGCTCCTCATCATCCCGGCGGCGGCGGCCCGCCGCTTCTCCCGCACGCCGGAGGCGATGGCCGCCTTGGCCTCGGTCTTCGGGATCGCCGCGGTGCTGGGCGGGCTGCTCTCCTCCCTGAACTGGGACCTGCCGGGCGGGCCGAGCATCGTGGTCGCCGCCGCCGCCCTCTTCCTGGCGAGCATGATGGTGCCGGTGGCGAACCGGTAG